In Ostrea edulis chromosome 6, xbOstEdul1.1, whole genome shotgun sequence, a single window of DNA contains:
- the LOC125648216 gene encoding arrestin domain-containing protein 1-like isoform X1, with amino-acid sequence MINIKGQIEGYDKARVGIIFDHEELRSGMKVKGHVQVNLQAPLQVHYVKIRFHGLAQTHTAVHSTDYSHGLGYNNEDGDKEVYLNELLTLYEAGPDDEGTVDAGNHTYPFEVDFPENMPSSFSEHNGMGHVIYHCHVQIGRRYAYGPDISKTKWFDVYNPLNLQTVPDALVPLEVRRECMARSCCCHRGSVEIQLKLQKSGFIPGERIGYDIYVKNNTSSELKDMSTTIQRVVTYIGHNGSFKRTVSESKVFTVAERVLRLGVNEEDTISGSSMGQLPVLPPSGLPGCKIIDINYFAKVEIKFGLCGCVELDDAKIWIGTES; translated from the exons ATGATAAACATAAAAG GTCAAATTGAAGGGTACGATAAGGCGCGAGTTGGTATCATATTCGACCATGAAGAGTTGCGGTCTGGTATGAAAGTCAAAGGTCATGTTCAAGTCAACTTGCAAGCTCCACTACAAGTCCACT ATGTCAAAATCCGGTTCCATGGTCTCGCGCAGACGCACACAGCCGTTCACTCCACGGACTACAGTCATGGTCTGGGCTACAACAACGAGGACGGGGATAAGGAAGTCTACCTCAATGAGCTGCTGACTCTCTATGAAG CGGGTCCAGATGATGAAGGGACTGTGGACGCGGGAAACCATACCTATCCATTTGAAGTGGATTTTCCGGAGAATATGCCGTCTTCATTTTCAGAACACAACGGAATGGGTCACGTGATCTATCACTGCCATGTCCAAATTGGACGGCGATACGCGTATGGTCCTGACATTTCAAAAACCAAGTGGTTTGATGTTTACAATCCCCTTAATCTGCAAACTGTGCCAGATGCTCTG GTTCCATTGGAAGTTAGGCGAGAATGCATGGCGCGGTCCTGCTGTTGTCATCGTGGATCCGTTGAAATTCAACTTAAGTTACAGAAATCTGGTTTTATTCCTGGAGAAAGAATAGGATACGACATTTATGTAAAAAACAATACCTCATCAGAACTTAAAGATATGTCTACCACAATCCAAAGG GTAGTGACCTACATTGGACATAACGGAAGTTTTAAGAGAACGGTGTCAGAGAGTAAAGTCTTCACTGTAGCAGAGAGGGTTTTAAGGCTTGGTGTTAATGAAGAAGATACCATCAGCGGCTCCTCCATGGGACAGCTGCCCGTTCTCCCACCTTCTGGTTTACCGGGCTGTAAAATCATCGACATTAATTACTTTGCTAAG GTTGAAATTAAGTTTGGTTTGTGTGGATGTGTTGAACTAGACGATGCCAAAATATGGATAGGAACTGAATCATGA
- the LOC125648216 gene encoding arrestin domain-containing protein 1-like isoform X2, translating into MKTLRGQIEGYDKARVGIIFDHEELRSGMKVKGHVQVNLQAPLQVHYVKIRFHGLAQTHTAVHSTDYSHGLGYNNEDGDKEVYLNELLTLYEAGPDDEGTVDAGNHTYPFEVDFPENMPSSFSEHNGMGHVIYHCHVQIGRRYAYGPDISKTKWFDVYNPLNLQTVPDALVPLEVRRECMARSCCCHRGSVEIQLKLQKSGFIPGERIGYDIYVKNNTSSELKDMSTTIQRVVTYIGHNGSFKRTVSESKVFTVAERVLRLGVNEEDTISGSSMGQLPVLPPSGLPGCKIIDINYFAKVEIKFGLCGCVELDDAKIWIGTES; encoded by the exons ATGAAAACACTACGGG GTCAAATTGAAGGGTACGATAAGGCGCGAGTTGGTATCATATTCGACCATGAAGAGTTGCGGTCTGGTATGAAAGTCAAAGGTCATGTTCAAGTCAACTTGCAAGCTCCACTACAAGTCCACT ATGTCAAAATCCGGTTCCATGGTCTCGCGCAGACGCACACAGCCGTTCACTCCACGGACTACAGTCATGGTCTGGGCTACAACAACGAGGACGGGGATAAGGAAGTCTACCTCAATGAGCTGCTGACTCTCTATGAAG CGGGTCCAGATGATGAAGGGACTGTGGACGCGGGAAACCATACCTATCCATTTGAAGTGGATTTTCCGGAGAATATGCCGTCTTCATTTTCAGAACACAACGGAATGGGTCACGTGATCTATCACTGCCATGTCCAAATTGGACGGCGATACGCGTATGGTCCTGACATTTCAAAAACCAAGTGGTTTGATGTTTACAATCCCCTTAATCTGCAAACTGTGCCAGATGCTCTG GTTCCATTGGAAGTTAGGCGAGAATGCATGGCGCGGTCCTGCTGTTGTCATCGTGGATCCGTTGAAATTCAACTTAAGTTACAGAAATCTGGTTTTATTCCTGGAGAAAGAATAGGATACGACATTTATGTAAAAAACAATACCTCATCAGAACTTAAAGATATGTCTACCACAATCCAAAGG GTAGTGACCTACATTGGACATAACGGAAGTTTTAAGAGAACGGTGTCAGAGAGTAAAGTCTTCACTGTAGCAGAGAGGGTTTTAAGGCTTGGTGTTAATGAAGAAGATACCATCAGCGGCTCCTCCATGGGACAGCTGCCCGTTCTCCCACCTTCTGGTTTACCGGGCTGTAAAATCATCGACATTAATTACTTTGCTAAG GTTGAAATTAAGTTTGGTTTGTGTGGATGTGTTGAACTAGACGATGCCAAAATATGGATAGGAACTGAATCATGA
- the LOC125683437 gene encoding zinc finger protein 346-like, whose translation MVFVCSTCNVSLNSQCQLSQHQIGSKHLKKLKALGISGAAVANVGPTTATGKKGYGNFVSSAVLMPLKAELVTPPKTSTSLANDEAPPPPPPQQTISQQTAPKQATLQQTTLQQTTLQQATAQNISIVTTPREGIPPPPPPPPPTPPERKQPKGVNPVVQAIVDNALGKLPLKRKAYDGQCEICKVNYTSESHEKQHLMGSKHAKKAKIASAAAGNVPLAAFTGFNCTYCNVVLNSLEQLSAHREGLKHKNTVKKLQQVGKIQEECKDVTVVKV comes from the exons ATGGTTTTCGTGTGCAGCACATGTAATGTTTCCCTGAATTCTCAGTGCCAGCTGTCCCAGCATCAGATTGGGAGCAAACATCTGAAGAAGTTGAAAGCATTAGGAATATCTGGTGCAGCAGTTGCAA atGTTGGCCCAACAACAGCGACAGGGAAGAAAGGATATGGGAACTTTGTGTCCTCTGCAGTCTTGATGCCTCTGAAGGCTGAACTAGTAACCCCTCCTAAAACTTCCACATCACTAGCAAATGATGAGGCACCACCACCTCCCCCACCACAGCAGACGATATCGCAGCAGACAGCACCAAAGCAGGCGACACTGCAGCAGACAACACTGCAGCAGACGACACTGCAGCAGGCAACAGCTCAAAATATAAGCATTGTTACAACCCCCAGGGAAGGTATTCCCCCACCTCcgccccctccccctcccacACCTCCTGAACGAAAGCAGCCAAAAGGGGTCAATCCTGTGGTGCAGGCCATTGTTGATAATGCATTAG GCAAATTGCCACTGAAGAGAAAGGCCTATGATGGGCAATGTGAGATCTGTAAAGTAAATTACACGTCTGAAAGTCACGAAAAGCAACACCTGATGGGAAGTAAACACGCCAAGAAAGCCAAAATCGCATCTGCTGCAGCGG GAAATGTCCCCTTGGCAGCTTTTACTGGATTTAACTGTACTTATTGTAATGTGGTCCTTAATTCCTTAGAACAACTGTCGGCCCATAGAGAAG GactaaaacataaaaatacaGTGAAGAAATTACAGCAAGTGGGAAAAATCCAAGAAGAGTGTAAAGATGTGACGGTAGTTAAAGTGTGA